From the genome of Streptomyces sp. JH34:
TGGCTTTGCGTGGGGTGGACGCGGGTGCGGGTGGCGGGAGTTGGGGGCGTAGCGTGGGCGGTCGGAGTGCCGCCTGGAGTGGCGTCCCGTTCATCCCCTAATGTGGCGGTCTCGTCCAAGGCTGGTTGGGGAAGGGACTTGATGGAGTCGATGGAGCGCACCGTCGTCCGCTGTGCCGAAGGGCACGTTTTTGCCGCGTCGTCGTTCCCGATGCAGCAGCTCGGGTCCGCGCGGATCGGGCCGGGGCGGCTGATCCGCTGTCCGCGTTGTGCTCGGTTGCGGCAGGCCGTTCCTGTGGCGCTCGAGGAGCGCTAGAGCAGTGACGCAGGCGCGCGAGGCGGTCCGGTTGGGGTCGGCTCGCGCGTTCTGCGTATCCTCGATGCGTGCTTCTCTCAGATAAGGACCTCCGGGCCGAGATCGATGCCGGGCGGGTTCGCATTGACCCGTTCGACGCTTCGATGGTGCAGCCCTCGAGCATCGATGTGCGGCTGGACCGCTACTTCCGGGTGTTCGAGAACCACCGCTATCCGCATATCGATCCCGCCGTCGAGCAGATCGACCTGACGCGTCAGGTCGAGCCGGACGGCGACGAGGCGTTCATCCTCCACCCCGGGGAGTTCGTCCTGGCCTCGACGTACGAGGTCATCTCGCTCCCCGACGACCTGGCGTCGCGGCTGGAGGGGAAGAGCTCGCTCGGGCGGCTCGGGCTGGTGACGCATTCGACCGCCGGATTCATCGACCCCGGTTTCTCGGGGCACGTCACTCTGGAGCTGTCCAATCTGGCGACCTTGCCGATAAAGCTCTGGCCGGGAATGAAGATCGGGCAGCTCTGCATGTTCCGGCTGTCTTCCTCCTCCGAATTCCCGTACGGATCCGAGCGTTACGGATCGCGTTATCAGGGCCAGCGAGGGCCGACCGCCTCGCGTTCCTACATGAATTTCCATCGGACACAGGTGTGATACGGCATGGCTGGTGAAGCGCGGGAGAATCTGACGTACGAGGCCTTCGGGCACGCCGTACGTGAGCTGGCACAGGCCGTGGCCGACGACGGCTTCGAGCCGGACGTCGTGCTGAGCATCGCGCGGGGCGGGGTGTTCGTCGCGGGTGGTCTGGCCTACGCCCTGGACTGCAAGAACATTCACCTGGTGAACGTCGAGTTCTACACCGGAGTCGGGACCACGCTGGAAATGCCGGTCATGCTGGCACCCGTCCCGAATGCCATCGACTTCACGCAGAAGAAGGTCCTGATCGCCGATGACGTCGCCGATACCGGCAAGACGCTCAAGCTGGTCCGCGACTTCTGCATCGACCATGTGGCCGAGGTGCGCAGCGCGGTCATCTACGAGAAGCCGCAGTCGCTCGTGAAGTGCGAGTACGTGTGGAAGAAGACCGACCAGTGGATCAACTTCCCGTGGAGCGTGGAGAAGCCCGTCGTGCGTCGTGAGGGCCAGGTACTCGACTCGTAGGTCCCGGCCCGTGGGTGCGGACACGAGCACGGACACGGGCACGGCCAGGGACACGGGAAGGCCCCGGTGCTGTGCACCGGGGCCTTCCCGCACGTCGGACCGCGTCGGATCAGATCGTGCCGAGCTTGATGATCGAGAGCAGTGCGATCAACTGGATCGCCGAGGCGCCCAGGGCCTTCGGCCACGGCAGGTCGTGCGACTTGCTCACCATCGAGGTGAAGAGCGCTCCGGCCGCCAGCCAGGTGATCCAGCCGAGGATCTGCACCAGGGCGTTCTCGCCGCCGAGGAACAGGGCGAAGAGCAGGCGGGGCGCGTCCGTGATCGACATGATGAGCATCGAGAGGCCCACGGTCGGCTGCCACGCGCCCGTGCCGCCTAGCTGGCGTGCCAGGGTGTGGGTGACGGCGCCGAGGACCAGTCCGCCGATGACGAAGCCGACCCCGGTGAAGATCACGTACGGGGCGGCGGTGGAGACCTCCGCGTGGATCGCCTCGTCGCGTGCCTGGTCGAAGCCGAAGAGCGCGAGCAGTCCGTAGATGAACGTGACGGCGATCGCGGTGCCCCACACGGGGTAGTCACGCATCTGCCAGAACGTCGGTCCCGGCCGCATCACGATGCCGCTCAGCAGCTGCTTCCAGTGGAGCCGTGGCCCCGAAGGCTGCGCGGGGGCCTGGCCGGCCTGGTAGGTGTTCCCGTCGCCGTAGGGGTCCTCGTTGATGCTGAACGCCTGGGTGTGACCCGGGGCGTTGGCATACGGGTCCTGTTGCGAGGGCTGGTGATACGGGTCGCCGAAGTACTCCGGTTCGCCGTGCCCGCCTGCGTGTCCGTTCCCACCCCCGTGTCCGTTGCCGCCGTGCCCGCCGCCGTACGGGGCGCCCTGGGAGCCTCCGTACGGTGCGCCGTTGCCTCCTGCCGGGGGCCACGACTGCCCGCCGTAGGGCGGCGGTGATGCCTGCGCGCCGTACGGCTGTTGCTGCTGCGGGTGTTGTTGCGGTGTGCGGTTGTCCCGGCCGCGTCCGATCCTGAATCCAGCCACACCTCGAACGTACCTGGTCCGCACGGGTGCGGTGTGGGGGCCGGGGGAACACGGGCCCATTGCGGCCTAGCTGTGACATCCCCTAGGGGGACCCCGGGGGGTCTGCCCCACCCCGCGGAGGGCCGTCGACGGCCGGCTGCCGGGGTCGGCGCCCCGGGACAGACCGAAGCGGCCGGTCCTGCCCCCGAGGCAGGTCCGGCCGCTTCCGTGGTGGGAGACAGCTACTGGACGGGTTCCGGTTCCGGCCGGCCGGCCGGCTCCGCCTCGCCCGCCGGGTCGGCGGGCGTCTTCACCGATTCCAGGAGCAGCTGCGACACGTCGACGACCTGCACCGACTCCTTCGCCTTGCCGTCGTTCTTCTTGCCGTTGACCGAGTCGGTCAGCATCACGAGGCAGAACGGGCACGCGGTGGAGACGATGTCCGGGTTGAGCGAGAGGGCTTCGTCGACACGCTCGTTGTTGATGCGCTTGCCGATCCGCTCCTCCATCCACATCCGGGCACCACCGGCGCCGCAGCAGAAGCCGCGCTCCTTGTGGCGGTGCATCTCCTCGTTCCGGAGTCCCGGGACCTTGGCGATGATCTCGCGCGGGGGCGTGTAGATCTTGTTGTGACGGCCCAGGTAGCACGGGTCGTGGTACGTGATCAGACCCTCGACCGGGGTCACCGGGATCAGCTTGCCCTCGTCCACCAGGTGCTGGAGCAACTGCGTGTGGTGGATGACCTCGTACTCGCCGCCGAGCTGCGGGTACTCGTTCGCGATGGTGTTGAAGCAGTGCGGACAGGTCGCGACGATCTTCTTCGTCGCCTTCGCCTTCTTTGTCGAGTCGTCCACGCGGCCGTCCTCGTCGAAGGACTCGCCGAACGCCATGTTGAGCATCGCGACGTTCTCCTGGCCGAGCTGCTGGAACAGCGGCTCGTTGCCGAGGCGGCGGGCGGAGTCACCGGTGCACTTCTCGTCCCCGCCCATGATCGCGAACTTGACGCCCGCGATGTGGAGGAGCTCCGCGAAGGCCTTCGTGGTCTTCTTGGCACGGTCCTCGAGGGCGCCGGCGCAGCCGACCCAGTACAGGTAGTCGACCTCGGTGAGGTCCTCGACGTCCTTGCCGACGATCGGGACCTCGAAGTCGACCTCCTTGGTCCACTCGACGCGCTGCTTCTTGGCGAGCCCCCAGGGGTTGCCCTTCTTCTCCAGGTTCTTGAGCATCGTGCCCGCCTCGGACGGGAACGCGGACTCGATCATCACCTGGTAGCGGCGCATGTCGACGATGTGGTCGATGTGCTCGATGTCGACCGGGCACTGTTCCACGCACGCACCGCAGGTGGTGCAGGACCACAGCACGTCCGGGTCGATGACGCCGTTCTCCTCGGCGGTGCCGATCAGCGGGCGCTCGGCCTCCGCGAGGGCAGCCGCGGGGACGTCCTTGAGCTGTTCCTCGGTGGCCTTCTCGTTGCCCTCCATGTCCTTGCCGCCGCCGGCCAGCAGATACGGGGCCTTGGCGTGCGCGTGGTCGCGCAGGGACATGATCAGGAGCTTCGGGGACAGCGGCTTGCCGGTGTTCCATGCGGGGCACTGCGACTGGCAGCGGCCGCACTCGGTGCACGTGGAGAAGTCGAGGATGCCCTTCCAGGAGAACTGCTCGACCTGGGAGACGCCGAAGGTGTCGTCCTCGCCCGGGTCCTCCCAGTCGATCTCCTTGCCGCCGCTGGTCATCGGCTGCAGGGCGCCGAGGGCGACCTCACCGTCGGCGTTCCGCTTGAACCAGATGTTCGGGAAGCCGAGGAAACGGTGCCAGGCGACACCCATGTTGGTGTTCAGGGAGACCGTGATCATCCAGATCAGCGAGGTGCCGATCTTCACCATCGCGGTGAAGTAGATGAGGTTCTGCAGCGTGCCGAGCGCGAAGCCCTTGAAGGCGAGCACGAGCGGATACGAGACGAAGTACGCGGCCTCGTAGCCCTCGACGTGGTGGATCGCGCCCTCGAGGCCGCGCAGGGTCAGGATCGCCAGGCCGATGACGAGGATGACGTACTCGACGAAGTACGCCTGCCAGGCCTTGGAGCCGGCGAA
Proteins encoded in this window:
- the dcd gene encoding dCTP deaminase gives rise to the protein MLLSDKDLRAEIDAGRVRIDPFDASMVQPSSIDVRLDRYFRVFENHRYPHIDPAVEQIDLTRQVEPDGDEAFILHPGEFVLASTYEVISLPDDLASRLEGKSSLGRLGLVTHSTAGFIDPGFSGHVTLELSNLATLPIKLWPGMKIGQLCMFRLSSSSEFPYGSERYGSRYQGQRGPTASRSYMNFHRTQV
- a CDS encoding phosphoribosyltransferase gives rise to the protein MAGEARENLTYEAFGHAVRELAQAVADDGFEPDVVLSIARGGVFVAGGLAYALDCKNIHLVNVEFYTGVGTTLEMPVMLAPVPNAIDFTQKKVLIADDVADTGKTLKLVRDFCIDHVAEVRSAVIYEKPQSLVKCEYVWKKTDQWINFPWSVEKPVVRREGQVLDS
- a CDS encoding Yip1 family protein, which produces MAGFRIGRGRDNRTPQQHPQQQQPYGAQASPPPYGGQSWPPAGGNGAPYGGSQGAPYGGGHGGNGHGGGNGHAGGHGEPEYFGDPYHQPSQQDPYANAPGHTQAFSINEDPYGDGNTYQAGQAPAQPSGPRLHWKQLLSGIVMRPGPTFWQMRDYPVWGTAIAVTFIYGLLALFGFDQARDEAIHAEVSTAAPYVIFTGVGFVIGGLVLGAVTHTLARQLGGTGAWQPTVGLSMLIMSITDAPRLLFALFLGGENALVQILGWITWLAAGALFTSMVSKSHDLPWPKALGASAIQLIALLSIIKLGTI
- a CDS encoding (Fe-S)-binding protein, whose product is MQLAAIIVSLVLTVVGVALIARAVAQIYRFVRLGQPVPAGSRTDNPKQRTITLVKEFLGHTRMNRWGIVGFAHWFVAIGFLTLPPTLLQAYGQLFQADWVLPIVGGWLPFEMYIEFIGIMTVLGIVTLMAIRLLNLPSRAGRKSRFAGSKAWQAYFVEYVILVIGLAILTLRGLEGAIHHVEGYEAAYFVSYPLVLAFKGFALGTLQNLIYFTAMVKIGTSLIWMITVSLNTNMGVAWHRFLGFPNIWFKRNADGEVALGALQPMTSGGKEIDWEDPGEDDTFGVSQVEQFSWKGILDFSTCTECGRCQSQCPAWNTGKPLSPKLLIMSLRDHAHAKAPYLLAGGGKDMEGNEKATEEQLKDVPAAALAEAERPLIGTAEENGVIDPDVLWSCTTCGACVEQCPVDIEHIDHIVDMRRYQVMIESAFPSEAGTMLKNLEKKGNPWGLAKKQRVEWTKEVDFEVPIVGKDVEDLTEVDYLYWVGCAGALEDRAKKTTKAFAELLHIAGVKFAIMGGDEKCTGDSARRLGNEPLFQQLGQENVAMLNMAFGESFDEDGRVDDSTKKAKATKKIVATCPHCFNTIANEYPQLGGEYEVIHHTQLLQHLVDEGKLIPVTPVEGLITYHDPCYLGRHNKIYTPPREIIAKVPGLRNEEMHRHKERGFCCGAGGARMWMEERIGKRINNERVDEALSLNPDIVSTACPFCLVMLTDSVNGKKNDGKAKESVQVVDVSQLLLESVKTPADPAGEAEPAGRPEPEPVQ